Proteins co-encoded in one Girardinichthys multiradiatus isolate DD_20200921_A chromosome 11, DD_fGirMul_XY1, whole genome shotgun sequence genomic window:
- the elmod1 gene encoding ELMO domain-containing protein 1 isoform X3 produces the protein MKHFLRVVTQFFVFLYCKCLWRGLKFVVRRFTGRCELQRICYNNKPGARRTLKIESSMRYSKYELLQSALGVHPDKVEKTIDDIMALKKINLDTNPQLGISLQASLLQIVGYRSLMAAVEKLRREPYDCENAEHENMLMKLWKELRPDTPLTGRISKQWCEIGFQGNDPKTDFRGMGLLGLQNLLYFAEHDKPTALQMLQDSLQPKHKSTHRKPSELNKPDWEQKNPDKAIGYSFAIVGINITDLAYSLLVSGALKTHLYNVAPEMPSLQHFQQTFWIQVDHNIKGPWRVCEEVQVQT, from the exons ATGAAGCATTTCCTCAG AGTGGTGACCCAGTTCTTTGTGTTCCTCTACTGTAAATGTCTGTGGCGGGGCCTGAAGTTTGTCGTCAGAAGGTTTACGGGCCGCTGCGAGCTGCAGCGAATCTGCTACAACAACAAGCCCGGAGCTCGCAGGACTCTGAAGATAG AGTCTTCCATGCGTTACTCCAAGTATGAG ctgctgcagtCGGCCCTCGGCGTCCATCCTGACAAAGTGGAGAAGACCATTGATGACATCATGGCCTTGAAGAAGATCAACCTGGACACCAACCCACA GCTGGGCATCTCTCTGCAGGCCAGCCTGCTGCAGATTGTGGGCTACAGGAGTTTGATGGCAGCGGTGGAGAAGCTTCGCCGGGAACCTTATGACTGTGAAAACGCTGAGCATGAGAACATGCTGATGAAG CTGTGGAAGGAGCTGCGTCCTGACACCCCCCTGACCGGACGCATCTCCAAGCAGTGGTGTGAAATTGGTTTCCAAGGCAACGATCCCAAGACTGATTTCAGAGGGATGGGCCTGCTGGGCCTGCAGAACCTGCT GTATTTTGCAGAACATGATAAGCCCACAGCTCTGCAGATGCTCCAGGATTCTCTGCAACCAAAGCACAA GAGCACTCACAGAAAACCCAG TGAGCTAAACAAACCTGACTGGGAGCAGAAGAACCCTGACAAAGCTATCGG ATATTCTTTTGCCATCGTGGGCATCAACATCACAGACCTGGCGTACTCTCTGCTGGTGAGCGGCGCTCTGAAGACCCACCTGTACAACGTGGCCCCAGAGATGCCCAGCCTGCAGCACTTCCAGCAGACCTTCT
- the slc35f2 gene encoding solute carrier family 35 member F2 isoform X3, translating to MEEWLWIVQRQAEGHLLMLLKTIAMGQVLSLLICGTAGSCQYLADAGVETPMLQSFLNYALLLLTYTLALCTHKGDASFLKVLRTKWWKYLVMGLADVEANYTVVKAYQFTTLTSIQLLDCFVIPVLMVLSWIFLKTRYRPVHFVAVMVCLVGVGAMVGADIISGRDQGSSKDASPQASDVVLGDGLVLLSSVLYAVSNLCQEHTVKNLSRVEFLGMMGLFGTLISGVQLAALEINAVKAIKWDLYICMLFAVYALCMYALYSFMPVVVKLTSATTVNLSLLTADLFSLFCGLLLFNYKFSVLYIISFVVIMMGFIMFNALPTYSALHGAAAQEAADPRPDHASDCLLAVDGDARRTETGSPFCD from the exons ATGGAGGAATGGCTGTGGATTGTACAGAGACAAGCTGAAGGACATCTTCTCATG CTGCTGAAGACCATCGCCATGGGCCAGgttctgtccctgctgatttGTGGGACCGCGGGGAGCTGTCAGTACCTGGCTGATGCTGGGGTGGAGACGCCCATGCTGCAGAGCTTCCTCAACTATGCCCTGCTGCTGCTCACCTACACCCTGGCCCTCTGCACCCATAAAG GTGACGCCAGCTTCCTGAAGGTCTTAAGAACCAAGTGGTGGAAGTATTTGGTGATGGGTCTGGCGGACGTTGAGGCAAACTACACAGTTGTGAAGGCCTACCAGTTCACCACCCTGACCAGCATACAG CTGCTGGACTGCTTTGTGATCCCAGTGCTGATGGTCCTTTCATGGATCTTCCTGAAGACGCGCTACAGGCCGGTGCACTTTGTCGCGGTGATGGTGTGTTTGGTGGGGGTTGGGGCCATGGTGGGAGCCGACATTATATCCGGGAGAGACCAGGGATCCAGTAAGGATGCTTCTCCTCAGG CCAGTGATGTGGTGCTGGGTGACGGTTTGGTCCTGCTCAGCTCGGTTCTGTATGCTGTATCAAACCTGTGCCAGGAACACACGGTGAAGAACCTGAGCCGCGTTGAGTTCCTGGGAATGATGGGGCTTTTCGGGACTCTGATCAGCGGCGTCCAGCT AGCTGCACTGGAAATCAATGCTGTTAAAGCAATAAAATGGGATCTTTACATCT GTATGCTGTTTGCGGTCTACGCCCTGTGTATGTACGCGCTCTACAGCTTCATGCCTGTGGTGGTGAAGCTGACCAGCGCCACCACGGTCAACCTCTCTCTGCTTACCGCAGACCTCTTCAGCCTCTTCTGTGGCCTCCTCCTCTTCAACTACAAG TTTTCTGTCCTGTACATCATCTCGTTTGTCGTCATCATGATGGGTTTTATCATGTTCAACGCCCTCCCGACCTACTCCGCTTTACACGGCGCTGCCGCCCAGGAGGCGGCCGACCCCAGGCCTGACCACGCCTCAGACTGCCTGCTGGCTGTAGACGGAGACGCTCGGAGAACTGAAACAGGTTCACCTTTCTGTGACTGA
- the slc35f2 gene encoding solute carrier family 35 member F2 isoform X1, protein MEGPAGDSLCGKWRNGCGLYRDKLKDIFSWQLLKTIAMGQVLSLLICGTAGSCQYLADAGVETPMLQSFLNYALLLLTYTLALCTHKGDASFLKVLRTKWWKYLVMGLADVEANYTVVKAYQFTTLTSIQLLDCFVIPVLMVLSWIFLKTRYRPVHFVAVMVCLVGVGAMVGADIISGRDQGSSKDASPQASDVVLGDGLVLLSSVLYAVSNLCQEHTVKNLSRVEFLGMMGLFGTLISGVQLAALEINAVKAIKWDLYICMLFAVYALCMYALYSFMPVVVKLTSATTVNLSLLTADLFSLFCGLLLFNYKFSVLYIISFVVIMMGFIMFNALPTYSALHGAAAQEAADPRPDHASDCLLAVDGDARRTETGSPFCD, encoded by the exons ATGGAGGGGCCCGCAGGGGACAGTCTGTGTGGGAAATGGAGGAATGGCTGTGGATTGTACAGAGACAAGCTGAAGGACATCTTCTCATG GCAGCTGCTGAAGACCATCGCCATGGGCCAGgttctgtccctgctgatttGTGGGACCGCGGGGAGCTGTCAGTACCTGGCTGATGCTGGGGTGGAGACGCCCATGCTGCAGAGCTTCCTCAACTATGCCCTGCTGCTGCTCACCTACACCCTGGCCCTCTGCACCCATAAAG GTGACGCCAGCTTCCTGAAGGTCTTAAGAACCAAGTGGTGGAAGTATTTGGTGATGGGTCTGGCGGACGTTGAGGCAAACTACACAGTTGTGAAGGCCTACCAGTTCACCACCCTGACCAGCATACAG CTGCTGGACTGCTTTGTGATCCCAGTGCTGATGGTCCTTTCATGGATCTTCCTGAAGACGCGCTACAGGCCGGTGCACTTTGTCGCGGTGATGGTGTGTTTGGTGGGGGTTGGGGCCATGGTGGGAGCCGACATTATATCCGGGAGAGACCAGGGATCCAGTAAGGATGCTTCTCCTCAGG CCAGTGATGTGGTGCTGGGTGACGGTTTGGTCCTGCTCAGCTCGGTTCTGTATGCTGTATCAAACCTGTGCCAGGAACACACGGTGAAGAACCTGAGCCGCGTTGAGTTCCTGGGAATGATGGGGCTTTTCGGGACTCTGATCAGCGGCGTCCAGCT AGCTGCACTGGAAATCAATGCTGTTAAAGCAATAAAATGGGATCTTTACATCT GTATGCTGTTTGCGGTCTACGCCCTGTGTATGTACGCGCTCTACAGCTTCATGCCTGTGGTGGTGAAGCTGACCAGCGCCACCACGGTCAACCTCTCTCTGCTTACCGCAGACCTCTTCAGCCTCTTCTGTGGCCTCCTCCTCTTCAACTACAAG TTTTCTGTCCTGTACATCATCTCGTTTGTCGTCATCATGATGGGTTTTATCATGTTCAACGCCCTCCCGACCTACTCCGCTTTACACGGCGCTGCCGCCCAGGAGGCGGCCGACCCCAGGCCTGACCACGCCTCAGACTGCCTGCTGGCTGTAGACGGAGACGCTCGGAGAACTGAAACAGGTTCACCTTTCTGTGACTGA
- the slc35f2 gene encoding solute carrier family 35 member F2 isoform X2, which translates to MEGPAGDSLCGKWRNGCGLYRDKLKDIFSWQLLKTIAMGQVLSLLICGTAGSCQYLADAGVETPMLQSFLNYALLLLTYTLALCTHKGDASFLKVLRTKWWKYLVMGLADVEANYTVVKAYQFTTLTSIQLLDCFVIPVLMVLSWIFLKTRYRPVHFVAVMVCLVGVGAMVGADIISGRDQGSTSDVVLGDGLVLLSSVLYAVSNLCQEHTVKNLSRVEFLGMMGLFGTLISGVQLAALEINAVKAIKWDLYICMLFAVYALCMYALYSFMPVVVKLTSATTVNLSLLTADLFSLFCGLLLFNYKFSVLYIISFVVIMMGFIMFNALPTYSALHGAAAQEAADPRPDHASDCLLAVDGDARRTETGSPFCD; encoded by the exons ATGGAGGGGCCCGCAGGGGACAGTCTGTGTGGGAAATGGAGGAATGGCTGTGGATTGTACAGAGACAAGCTGAAGGACATCTTCTCATG GCAGCTGCTGAAGACCATCGCCATGGGCCAGgttctgtccctgctgatttGTGGGACCGCGGGGAGCTGTCAGTACCTGGCTGATGCTGGGGTGGAGACGCCCATGCTGCAGAGCTTCCTCAACTATGCCCTGCTGCTGCTCACCTACACCCTGGCCCTCTGCACCCATAAAG GTGACGCCAGCTTCCTGAAGGTCTTAAGAACCAAGTGGTGGAAGTATTTGGTGATGGGTCTGGCGGACGTTGAGGCAAACTACACAGTTGTGAAGGCCTACCAGTTCACCACCCTGACCAGCATACAG CTGCTGGACTGCTTTGTGATCCCAGTGCTGATGGTCCTTTCATGGATCTTCCTGAAGACGCGCTACAGGCCGGTGCACTTTGTCGCGGTGATGGTGTGTTTGGTGGGGGTTGGGGCCATGGTGGGAGCCGACATTATATCCGGGAGAGACCAGGGATCCA CCAGTGATGTGGTGCTGGGTGACGGTTTGGTCCTGCTCAGCTCGGTTCTGTATGCTGTATCAAACCTGTGCCAGGAACACACGGTGAAGAACCTGAGCCGCGTTGAGTTCCTGGGAATGATGGGGCTTTTCGGGACTCTGATCAGCGGCGTCCAGCT AGCTGCACTGGAAATCAATGCTGTTAAAGCAATAAAATGGGATCTTTACATCT GTATGCTGTTTGCGGTCTACGCCCTGTGTATGTACGCGCTCTACAGCTTCATGCCTGTGGTGGTGAAGCTGACCAGCGCCACCACGGTCAACCTCTCTCTGCTTACCGCAGACCTCTTCAGCCTCTTCTGTGGCCTCCTCCTCTTCAACTACAAG TTTTCTGTCCTGTACATCATCTCGTTTGTCGTCATCATGATGGGTTTTATCATGTTCAACGCCCTCCCGACCTACTCCGCTTTACACGGCGCTGCCGCCCAGGAGGCGGCCGACCCCAGGCCTGACCACGCCTCAGACTGCCTGCTGGCTGTAGACGGAGACGCTCGGAGAACTGAAACAGGTTCACCTTTCTGTGACTGA
- the LOC124877009 gene encoding cullin-5-like isoform X1 yields the protein MAAPSNLLKNKGSLQFEDKWDLMRPIVLKLLRQESVTKQQWFDLFSDVHAVCLWDDKGPAKIHQALKEDILDFIKQAQARVLSHQDDTALLKAYIVEWRKFFTQCDILPKPFCQLEITLMGKQGSNKKSSVEDSIVRKLMLDTWNESIFSNIKNRLQDSAMKLVHAERLGEAFDSQLVIGVRESYVNLCSNPEDKLQIYRDNFEKAYMDSTERFYRTQAPSYLQQNGVQNYMKYADSKLREEEKRALRYLETRRDCNSVQALMECCVNALVTSFKETILAECPGMIKRNETDKLQLMFSLMDKVPSGIDPMLKDLEDHIMSAGLADMVASAETITSDSEKYVEQLLTLFNRFSRLVKEAFQDDPRFLTARDKAYKAVVNDATIFKLELPMKQKGVGMKTQPESKCPELLGNYCDMLLRKTPLSKKLTSEEIEAKLKEVLLVLKYVQNKDVFMRYHKAHLTRRLILDISADSEIEENMVEWLREVGMPADYVNKLARMFQDIKVSEDLNQSFKETHKHNKLALPADSVNIKILNAGAWSRSSEKVFVSLPTELEDLIPEVEDFYKKNHSGRKLHWHHLMSNGIITFKNEVGQYDLEVTTFQLAVLFAWNQRPKERISFENLKLATELPDAELRRTLWSLVAFPKLKRQVLLYDPVVSSPKDFTEGTLFYVNQEFSLIKNSKVQKRGKINLIGRLQLTTERMREEENEGIVQLRILRTQEAIIQIMKMRKRINNAQLQTELVEILKNMFLPQKKMIKEQIEWLIDHKYIKRDETDINTFIYMA from the exons ATGGCGGCGCCGTCTAATTTACTGAAG AACAAAGGTTCCCTACAGTTTGAGGATAAATGGGACCTGATGCGCCCCATCGTACTGAAGCTGCTACGGCAGGAGTCCGTCACCAAACAACAGTGGTTTGACCTGTTCTC AGATGTCCATGCTGTCTGCCTGTGGGATGACAAAGGTCCAGCTAAGATCCACCAGGCTCTGAAAGAGGACATCTTAGATTTCATCAAACAGGCTCAAGCA CGGGTGCTGAGTCACCAGGATGACACGGCGCTCCTGAAGGCCTACATCGTTGAGTGGAGGAAGTTCTTCACTCAGTGTGACATCCTGCCCAAACCTTTCTGCCAGCTGGAGATCACTCTGATGGGCAAGCAGGGAAGCAACAAGAAGTCCAGCGTAGAGGACAGCATAGTCCGGAAG CTCATGCTGGACACGTGGAACGAGTCCATCTTCTCCAACATTAAAAACAGGCTTCAGGACAGTGCGATGAAGCTCGTCCATGCCGAGAGGCTGGGAGAGGCCTTTGACTCCCAGTTGGTCATCGGAGTGCGAGAGTCTTACG TGAACTTGTGCTCCAACCCTGAAGACAAGCTGCAGATCTACAGGGATAACTTCGAGAAAGCCTACATGGACTCCACTGAGAGGTTCTACAGAACACAGGCGCCATCATACCTCCAGCAGAACGGGGTCCAGAACTACATGAAATAT GCGGATTCAAAGCTGAGAGAAGAGGAGAAACGAGCTCTGAGGTATCTGGAGACGAGACGCGACTGTAACTCAGTCCAAGCT TTAATGGAGTGCTGCGTCAATGCACTGGTGACGTCTTTCAAGGAGACCATCTTAGCCGAGTGTCCAGGGATGATCAAACGCAACGAGACAGACA AGTTACAGCTGATGTTCTCCCTGATGGACAAAGTTCCCAGCGGGATCGATCCCATGCTGAAGGACCTGGAGGACCACATCATGAGCGCTGGCCTGGCTGATATGGTGGCTTCAGCAGAGACCATCACCTCT GATTCAGAGAAATATGTGGAGCAGCTGCTGACTCTGTTTAACCGCTTCAGTCGGCTGGTGAAGGAAGCCTTTCAGGACGACCCTCGCTTCCTCACTGCTAGAGACAAA GCGTATAAAGCTGTCGTTAATGATGCCACTATATTTAAACTAGAGCTTCCCATGAAACAGAAAGG GGTGGGGATGAAAACTCAGCCGGAGTCCAAGTGTCCAGAGCTGCTGGGCAACTACTGCGACATGCTCCTGAGGAAGACTCCGCTGAGCAAGAAGCTGACCTCTGAGGAGATCGAGGCCAAGCTCAAGGAAGTG CTTTTAGTGCTGAAGTACGTCCAGAACAAAGACGTGTTCATGCGCTACCACAAAGCCCACCTGACCCGCCGCCTCATCCTGGACATCTCAGCCGACAGCGAGATCGAGGAGAACATGGTGGAGTGGCTCAGG GAAGTGGGAATGCCAGCGGACTACGTCAACAAGCTGGCCCGGATGTTCCAGGACATCAAAGTGTCCGAGGATCTCAACCAGTCCTTTAAGGAAACTCATAAACACAACAAGCTCGCTTTGCCAG CCGACTCGGTCAACATAAAGATCCTGAACGCCGGAGCGTGGTCGAGGAGCAGCGAGAaggtttttgtgtctctgcccACAGAGCTGGAGGATTTGATACCTGAGGTGGAGGACTTCTACAAGAAGAACCACAGCGGCAGGAAGCTTCACTGGCATCACCTCATGTCCAACGGCATT ATAACCTTTAAGAACGAGGTGGGCCAGTACGACCTGGAGGTGACGACTTTCCAGCTGGCCGTTCTGTTCGCCTGGAACCAGCGGCCAAAAGAACGGATCAGCTTCGAAAACCTAAAGCTAGCCACAGAGCTGCCCGACGCTGAGCTACGgcgaactctctgg TCTCTGGTGGCGTTCCCCAAGCTCAAACGTCAGGTTCTGTTGTATGACCCGGTGGTATCTTCACCCAAAGACTTCACAGAAGGAACATTGTTCTATGTCAACCAGGAGTTTTCTCTAAT AAAAAACTCAAAGGttcagaaaagaggaaagattaaccTGATTGGTCGGCTGCAGCTCACAACCGAGCGAATGAGAGAGGAGGAGAACGAAGGCATCGTCCAGCTCAGGATACTCAGAACACAG GAGGCCATCATCCAGATCATGAAGATGAGGAAACGCATCAACAACGCCCAGCTGCAGACAGAGCTGGTAGAAATCCTAAAGAACATGTTTTTACCACAGAAGAAGATGATCAAGGAGCAGATCGAGTGGCTGATAGATCACAAGTACATAAAGCGGGACGAGACGGACATAAACACCTTCATCTACATGGCGTAG
- the LOC124877009 gene encoding cullin-5-like isoform X2, with amino-acid sequence MRPIVLKLLRQESVTKQQWFDLFSDVHAVCLWDDKGPAKIHQALKEDILDFIKQAQARVLSHQDDTALLKAYIVEWRKFFTQCDILPKPFCQLEITLMGKQGSNKKSSVEDSIVRKLMLDTWNESIFSNIKNRLQDSAMKLVHAERLGEAFDSQLVIGVRESYVNLCSNPEDKLQIYRDNFEKAYMDSTERFYRTQAPSYLQQNGVQNYMKYADSKLREEEKRALRYLETRRDCNSVQALMECCVNALVTSFKETILAECPGMIKRNETDKLQLMFSLMDKVPSGIDPMLKDLEDHIMSAGLADMVASAETITSDSEKYVEQLLTLFNRFSRLVKEAFQDDPRFLTARDKAYKAVVNDATIFKLELPMKQKGVGMKTQPESKCPELLGNYCDMLLRKTPLSKKLTSEEIEAKLKEVLLVLKYVQNKDVFMRYHKAHLTRRLILDISADSEIEENMVEWLREVGMPADYVNKLARMFQDIKVSEDLNQSFKETHKHNKLALPADSVNIKILNAGAWSRSSEKVFVSLPTELEDLIPEVEDFYKKNHSGRKLHWHHLMSNGIITFKNEVGQYDLEVTTFQLAVLFAWNQRPKERISFENLKLATELPDAELRRTLWSLVAFPKLKRQVLLYDPVVSSPKDFTEGTLFYVNQEFSLIKNSKVQKRGKINLIGRLQLTTERMREEENEGIVQLRILRTQEAIIQIMKMRKRINNAQLQTELVEILKNMFLPQKKMIKEQIEWLIDHKYIKRDETDINTFIYMA; translated from the exons ATGCGCCCCATCGTACTGAAGCTGCTACGGCAGGAGTCCGTCACCAAACAACAGTGGTTTGACCTGTTCTC AGATGTCCATGCTGTCTGCCTGTGGGATGACAAAGGTCCAGCTAAGATCCACCAGGCTCTGAAAGAGGACATCTTAGATTTCATCAAACAGGCTCAAGCA CGGGTGCTGAGTCACCAGGATGACACGGCGCTCCTGAAGGCCTACATCGTTGAGTGGAGGAAGTTCTTCACTCAGTGTGACATCCTGCCCAAACCTTTCTGCCAGCTGGAGATCACTCTGATGGGCAAGCAGGGAAGCAACAAGAAGTCCAGCGTAGAGGACAGCATAGTCCGGAAG CTCATGCTGGACACGTGGAACGAGTCCATCTTCTCCAACATTAAAAACAGGCTTCAGGACAGTGCGATGAAGCTCGTCCATGCCGAGAGGCTGGGAGAGGCCTTTGACTCCCAGTTGGTCATCGGAGTGCGAGAGTCTTACG TGAACTTGTGCTCCAACCCTGAAGACAAGCTGCAGATCTACAGGGATAACTTCGAGAAAGCCTACATGGACTCCACTGAGAGGTTCTACAGAACACAGGCGCCATCATACCTCCAGCAGAACGGGGTCCAGAACTACATGAAATAT GCGGATTCAAAGCTGAGAGAAGAGGAGAAACGAGCTCTGAGGTATCTGGAGACGAGACGCGACTGTAACTCAGTCCAAGCT TTAATGGAGTGCTGCGTCAATGCACTGGTGACGTCTTTCAAGGAGACCATCTTAGCCGAGTGTCCAGGGATGATCAAACGCAACGAGACAGACA AGTTACAGCTGATGTTCTCCCTGATGGACAAAGTTCCCAGCGGGATCGATCCCATGCTGAAGGACCTGGAGGACCACATCATGAGCGCTGGCCTGGCTGATATGGTGGCTTCAGCAGAGACCATCACCTCT GATTCAGAGAAATATGTGGAGCAGCTGCTGACTCTGTTTAACCGCTTCAGTCGGCTGGTGAAGGAAGCCTTTCAGGACGACCCTCGCTTCCTCACTGCTAGAGACAAA GCGTATAAAGCTGTCGTTAATGATGCCACTATATTTAAACTAGAGCTTCCCATGAAACAGAAAGG GGTGGGGATGAAAACTCAGCCGGAGTCCAAGTGTCCAGAGCTGCTGGGCAACTACTGCGACATGCTCCTGAGGAAGACTCCGCTGAGCAAGAAGCTGACCTCTGAGGAGATCGAGGCCAAGCTCAAGGAAGTG CTTTTAGTGCTGAAGTACGTCCAGAACAAAGACGTGTTCATGCGCTACCACAAAGCCCACCTGACCCGCCGCCTCATCCTGGACATCTCAGCCGACAGCGAGATCGAGGAGAACATGGTGGAGTGGCTCAGG GAAGTGGGAATGCCAGCGGACTACGTCAACAAGCTGGCCCGGATGTTCCAGGACATCAAAGTGTCCGAGGATCTCAACCAGTCCTTTAAGGAAACTCATAAACACAACAAGCTCGCTTTGCCAG CCGACTCGGTCAACATAAAGATCCTGAACGCCGGAGCGTGGTCGAGGAGCAGCGAGAaggtttttgtgtctctgcccACAGAGCTGGAGGATTTGATACCTGAGGTGGAGGACTTCTACAAGAAGAACCACAGCGGCAGGAAGCTTCACTGGCATCACCTCATGTCCAACGGCATT ATAACCTTTAAGAACGAGGTGGGCCAGTACGACCTGGAGGTGACGACTTTCCAGCTGGCCGTTCTGTTCGCCTGGAACCAGCGGCCAAAAGAACGGATCAGCTTCGAAAACCTAAAGCTAGCCACAGAGCTGCCCGACGCTGAGCTACGgcgaactctctgg TCTCTGGTGGCGTTCCCCAAGCTCAAACGTCAGGTTCTGTTGTATGACCCGGTGGTATCTTCACCCAAAGACTTCACAGAAGGAACATTGTTCTATGTCAACCAGGAGTTTTCTCTAAT AAAAAACTCAAAGGttcagaaaagaggaaagattaaccTGATTGGTCGGCTGCAGCTCACAACCGAGCGAATGAGAGAGGAGGAGAACGAAGGCATCGTCCAGCTCAGGATACTCAGAACACAG GAGGCCATCATCCAGATCATGAAGATGAGGAAACGCATCAACAACGCCCAGCTGCAGACAGAGCTGGTAGAAATCCTAAAGAACATGTTTTTACCACAGAAGAAGATGATCAAGGAGCAGATCGAGTGGCTGATAGATCACAAGTACATAAAGCGGGACGAGACGGACATAAACACCTTCATCTACATGGCGTAG